The Fulvia fulva chromosome 6, complete sequence genome includes a window with the following:
- a CDS encoding putative cation-transporting ATPase gives MDSNSPTRVDSDEDEYDDERRRSSAMYRRRSSNVSAASFIQDVEMADDEIFSGPTSESVPTAYGSFLHRRSRAGSTASFAYYEEERDFDSEEGVPEEAIYDEDDLERQSLNGENTFLEPELDDSTQDGGESASMDSRPRKYSRKSSGYSRSSRHSGESRRSPDSPLLRRYHSGGSQDSGFGGGSRMSQKIYILTEDMTIVVAGFKTSLIGFALYICIGVCTGGLGYLLFRWLPKWYVRMTGKATPLGECDWVVIENQWSEMEVKDLRKQEFGQALSSVFGYTKGKLQDYDEYDDPIMDELRILDYRYIRFCYHPSKDKFVLGNTWKDPAWTDVTAVRAGIDGEEQEVRERIFGKNSIDLEQKTIGQLLVDEAFHPFYVFQIASLILWSLDEYYYYAACIFVISLVSITTTLIETRQTMKRLREIARFECDIRVQRGGFWRYVDSSELVPGDVYEVTDPNLDTLPCDSLLLSGDCIVNESMLTGESVPVSKTPANDDTLEMLTPGASTMHADVAKHMLFSGTKIIRARRPQDDKSDEAAALALVVRTGFNTTKGALVRSMLFPKPSGFSFYRDSFRYISVMAGIAGLGFIASLVNFIRLGLAPHLIIVRALDLITIVVPPALPATLTIGTNFALQRLKGKNIFCISPQRVNVAGKIDVMAFDKTGTLTEDGLDVLGVRVVSRPANRFTDILSDSSTLLPGAAYERDPTMDYNANKAILYTMATCHSLRLVDDKFIGDPLDLKMFEFTGWQYEEGSEMPGGDDEEDNSLTPSVARPPPGMEFDLDEEQDSPNSRRAIELGVLKEFEFVSQLRRASVIVRQFGEKSGDVYVKGAPEAMKAICRPESFPADYDDLLAYYTHRGYRVIAVATKHIFKLNWLKVQKMKREEAESNLDFVGFIIFENKLKEATTEIIEELNEANIRTVMCTGDNILTAISVARECGLIDRSAHCFVPHFVEGDAQTALSKLSWTSVDNAVYELDENTLKPLPPPAEHDSSLPYDVSNIRNYSVAVSGDVFRWIIDYASPKVLREMLVIGQVFARMSPDEKHELIEKLQSIDYTAGFCGDGANDCGALKAADVGISLSEAEASVAAPFTSRVFDISCVPTVIREGRAALVTSFSCFKYMSLYSAIQFTSVSFLYAKASNLGDFQFLFIDLALILPIAIFMGWTGPYHKLSVKRPTASLVSRKVLTPLLGQIVVCVLAQFIGWWFVRQQPWYLPPVVDKNHSNSKNSENSTLFLMSCYQYILSAIVLSVGKPFRQSMRHNLPFVVTMLIALGISSYMLFDPAPWLERLMELTWMSPEFRIFILVLGVGYFAMSYLTERQVFPHLAKAIGKLVQKFNSTPKKRKEYKVISEEMRI, from the coding sequence ATGGACTCCAACTCGCCGACGCGGGTGGACAGCGACGAAGATGAGTACGACGATGAGCGACGCCGCAGCAGCGCCATGTACCGCAGGCGTTCGTCCAACGTCAGTGCCGCCAGCTTCATCCAGGATGTAGAGATGGCGGACGATGAAATCTTCTCTGGTCCTACGAGCGAGAGTGTTCCGACCGCCTATGGCTCGTTCCTCCACCGTCGCTCTCGTGCTGGATCTACTGCCAGCTTCGCCTACTACGAGGAAGAGCGTGACTTCGATTCAGAGGAGGGAGTTCCTGAGGAGGCCATCTACGACGAAGACGACTTGGAAAGACAAAGTCTGAATGGCGAAAACACTTTCCTCGAGCCAGAATTGGACGATTCCACCCAAGACGGCGGCGAGAGTGCATCGATGGACTCCAGACCTCGCAAATACAGTCGAAAGAGCTCGGGATACTCTAGAAGTTCGAGGCACTCGGGTGAATCTAGGAGATCGCCCGACAGTCCTCTTCTGCGGCGGTACCATTCAGGAGGCTCGCAGGACAGTGGCTTTGGTGGTGGGTCAAGGATGAGCCAGAAAATCTACATCTTGACAGAGGATATGACCATTGTGGTTGCTGGCTTCAAGACATCCTTGATCGGCTTCGCACTTTATATCTGCATCGGTGTCTGCACGGGTGGACTTGGCTACCTCCTCTTCCGCTGGCTTCCCAAGTGGTACGTACGCATGACTGGCAAAGCCACACCATTGGGAGAATGCGATTGGGTCGTGATTGAGAATCAATGGAGCGAGATGGAGGTCAAGGATCTGCGAAAGCAAGAGTTTGGCCAGGCGCTTTCGTCGGTATTTGGCTACACGAAGGGTAAATTGCAGGATTACGACGAGTATGATGATCCCATCATGGACGAGTTGCGAATTCTGGACTACCGCTACATACGTTTCTGCTACCACCCAAGCAAGGACAAGTTCGTGCTCGGCAATACTTGGAAGGATCCTGCATGGACTGATGTGACCGCCGTGCGTGCGGGTATCGATGGTGAAGAGCAAGAAGTGCGAGAGCGTATCTTTGGCAAGAACTCAATCGATCTTGAGCAGAAGACCATTGGTCAGCTCTTGGTTGACGAGGCCTTCCATCCGTTCTACGTCTTTCAGATCGCCTCGTTGATCCTGTGGTCTCTGGATGAGTACTATTACTATGCTGCCTGCATCTTCGTCATCTCTCTTGTGAGTATCACCACTACCCTGATCGAGACGAGACAGACGATGAAGCGCCTGCGAGAGATTGCACGTTTCGAGTGTGACATTCGAGTGCAAAGAGGTGGCTTCTGGCGATATGTTGATTCGAGCGAACTGGTGCCCGGAGACGTGTACGAAGTCACCGATCCAAACCTTGATACCTTGCCGTGTGATAGTCTGCTACTTTCTGGGGATTGCATCGTCAACGAGAGCATGCTCACTGGAGAGTCCGTTCCAGTTTCGAAGACTCCGGCTAACGACGATACACTCGAGATGCTTACTCCAGGTGCATCGACAATGCACGCGGACGTAGCAAAGCACATGCTTTTCAGCGGAACCAAGATCATCCGTGCAAGAAGACCCCAAGACGATAAAAGCGATGAGGCCGCAGCGTTGGCACTTGTTGTCAGGACCGGCTTCAACACAACGAAAGGTGCTTTGGTTCGATCCATGCTGTTTCCAAAGCCATCCGGCTTCAGCTTTTACCGCGACTCTTTTCGATACATCTCAGTCATGGCTGGCATCGCTGGTCTCGGCTTCATCGCGTCCCTCGTCAACTTCATACGTCTGGGTCTGGCGCCACATCTTATCATCGTTCGTGCTTTGGATCTCATCACCATCGTGGTACCACCTGCACTGCCTGCCACGCTGACAATTGGCACGAACTTTGCATTGCAGCGACTGAAGGGCAAGAACATCTTCTGCATCAGTCCTCAGCGAGTGAACGTCGCGGGCAAGATCGATGTCATGGCCTTCGACAAGACTGGGACGTTGACGGAAGATGGTCTGGATGTGCTTGGTGTCAGGGTTGTATCGCGGCCTGCCAACAGATTCACTGACATCTTGAGCGACTCTTCTACACTCCTGCCCGGCGCCGCCTACGAGCGTGACCCTACCATGGACTACAATGCGAACAAAGCCATTCTGTACACCATGGCAACATGCCACTCGCTTCGGCTTGTGGATGACAAGTTCATTGGAGATCCGCTTGATTTGAAGATGTTCGAGTTTACGGGTTGGCAGTACGAAGAAGGCTCCGAAATGCCCGGCGGCGACGACGAGGAGGACAATTCACTGACACCATCTGTCGCCCGACCTCCACCCGGCATGGAGTTCGACCTCGATGAAGAGCAGGACTCGCCAAACAGCCGCAGAGCCATCGAGCTTGGCGTGCTTAAGGAGTTTGAGTTCGTATCACAGCTTCGCCGTGCCAGCGTCATCGTGCGACAGTTTGGTGAGAAGAGCGGTGATGTCTATGTCAAGGGTGCACCAGAAGCTATGAAGGCCATATGTCGGCCGGAAAGCTTTCCAGCCGATTACGATGACCTACTCGCATACTACACCCACCGCGGCTACCGTGTCATCGCTGTTGCGACAAAGCACATCTTCAAACTGAACTGGCTGAAAGTGCAGAAAATGAAGCGCGAGGAAGCAGAGTCAAACCTTGACTTTGTTGGCTTCATCATTTTCGAGAACAAGCTGAAGGAAGCCACGACGGAGATCATTGAGGAGCTGAACGAAGCCAATATCCGCACTGTCATGTGTACTGGAGACAACATCCTGACTGCGATCAGTGTTGCTAGAGAGTGTGGCTTGATTGACCGCTCAGCCCACTGCTTCGTACCGCACTTTGTTGAAGGAGATGCGCAAACTGCACTGTCGAAGCTAAGCTGGACCAGTGTTGACAATGCTGTTTACGAACTCGACGAGAACACTCTGAAGCCACTCCCGCCACCTGCCGAACACGACTCATCTCTGCCATACGACGTATCGAACATCCGCAACTACTCCGTAGCCGTCAGTGGCGATGTGTTCCGCTGGATCATCGACTATGCCTCACCGAAGGTGCTCCGCGAGATGCTAGTGATTGGCCAAGTCTTCGCACGCATGTCGCCAGACGAGAAGCACGAGTTGATTGAGAAGCTACAAAGCATCGACTATACTGCCGGCTTCTGTGGTGATGGTGCCAACGACTGTGGTGCGCTCAAAGCAGCAGACGTCGGCATTTCGCTTTCTGAGGCCGAAGCTTCTGTTGCTGCGCCGTTCACGAGCCGTGTCTTTGACATCTCCTGTGTGCCAACAGTCATTCGAGAGGGACGTGCTGCGCTAGTGACGAGTTTCAGCTGCTTCAAGTACATGAGCTTGTATTCGGCGATTCAGTTCACGTCTGTCAGCTTCTTGTACGCCAAGGCCTCGAACTTGGGCGATTTCCAGTTCTTGTTTATCGACCTGGCGCTCATCTTACCTATAGCCATCTTCATGGGCTGGACCGGACCATACCACAAACTTTCGGTGAAGCGACCTACTGCAAGTCTTGTCTCTCGCAAGGTCCTCACACCACTTCTAGGTCAGATTGTCGTCTGTGTTTTAGCACAGTTCATTGGCTGGTGGTTTGTACGACAACAACCATGGTATCTGCCACCCGTTGTGGACAAGAACCACTCGAACTCCAAGAACTCGGAGAACAGTACGCTCTTCTTGATGTCGTGCTATCAATACATCCTGTCCGCAATCGTCCTCTCGGTCGGCAAACCCTTCCGCCAATCGATGCGCCACAACCTACCATTCGTCGTGACGATGCTCATCGCGCTCGGCATATCGAGCTACATGCTGTTTGACCCGGCACCATGGCTTGAGAGACTGATGGAGCTTACCTGGATGTCGCCGGAGTTCAGGATCTTTATTCTGGTTCTGGGCGTTGGATACTTTGCCATGTCGTACCTGACAGAGCGACAGGTGTTCCCGCACTTGGCGAAAGCGATCGGGAAGCTTGTGCAGAAATTCAATAGCACCCCGAAGAAGCGGAAGGAGTACAAGGTCATATCGGAGGAGATGCGTATATAA
- a CDS encoding putative zinc metalloprotease has protein sequence MIKDVAEDRVENIINKLVSFHTRHTLSTQNSTTRGIGAARDWIYKEMQASAEPSEGRTKVYFNSYIQDVDGSRILFPVNITNVVAQIDGTDDSNRLYVVTGHYDSRALDALDYESYAPGADDDASSVAVVMEMARICATKKPKATMIFAAVAGEEQGLYGSANLAKTLKQANLNVAGNWNNDIVGTRKGQPFAPINDYTIRLFGASIFYPNASTSTLQRSIARIGGWNDSPAQNLGRYIAEIAAGAAKYVGMQVKLIYRPDRFTEALEDFTHQHQDPRVQDGHQYGDLIEYVDFDYTARVAKVNLASMWSAANAPAAPTNVTIITEIGSGASSLDEPLDLSSNDSLFSWNASNDTLTASHELVWRSSGALQWTHQLAVDGSSVRVPLSKDNYQFGVRAVGKDGRKSPAVFPLPA, from the coding sequence ATGATCAAAGACGTGGCCGAGGATCGAGTTGAAAACATCATCAACAAACTTGTCAGCTTCCATACACGACATACGCTATCCACGCAAAACTCCACTACACGCGGAATTGGCGCAGCACGAGACTGGATCTACAAGGAAATGCAGGCATCGGCCGAGCCATCCGAAGGCCGAACGAAAGTGTACTTCAACAGCTACATCCAAGACGTCGACGGTAGCCGTATCCTCTTTCCGGTCAACATCACCAATGTGGTAGCGCAGATCGATGGTACAGATGACTCCAACCGACTCTACGTTGTGACAGGACACTACGACAGCCGAGCTTTAGATGCTCTTGACTACGAAAGCTATGCTCCTGGCGCCGATGATGATGCTAGCAGTGTTGCAGTCGTGATGGAAATGGCACGCATCTGCGCAACTAAGAAGCCCAAAGCCACTATGATCTTCGCCGCCGTAGCTGGCGAGGAACAGGGTCTCTATGGTTCGGCCAATCTAGCCAAGACTCTCAAGCAGGCCAACCTCAATGTGGCAGGCAATTGGAACAACGACATTGTGGGAACGCGCAAAGGCCAGCCCTTCGCTCCGATCAACGACTACACTATCCGCCTCTTCGGTGCTAGCATCTTCTACCCTAACGCATCGACCTCCACGCTCCAACGATCGATCGCCAGGATCGGCGGATGGAACGATTCCCCAGCTCAGAATCTCGGCCGCTACATCGCAGAGATAGCGGCAGGCGCAGCGAAGTATGTCGGCATGCAAGTAAAACTCATCTATCGTCCAGACCGCTTCACAGAAGCACTCGAGGACTTTACACATCAACATCAGGACCCGCGCGTGCAAGATGGTCATCAATATGGTGATTTGATTGAATATGTGGACTTTGACTACACCGCTCGTGTTGCGAAGGTGAATCTCGCGAGCATGTGGTCTGCTGCCAATGCACCTGCTGCACCTACGAACGTTACGATCATTACTGAGATAGGGTCCGGAGCGAGTAGTCTGGATGAGCCACTTGACCTGAGCTCGAATGATAGTCTGTTCTCGTGGAACGCTTCGAACGATACATTGACTGCGAGTCATGAGCTGGTGTGGAGGTCTAGCGGTGCCTTGCAGTGGACGCATCAGTTGGCTGTGGATGGGTCTAGCGTCAGAGTGCCGCTAAGTAAGGATAACTACCAGTTTGGCGTGAGGGCTGTGGGTAAGGATGGGAGGAAGAGTCCGGCTGTGTTTCCTTTGCCTGCTTAG
- a CDS encoding putative 54S ribosomal protein L7, mitochondrial, which yields MALQAVTNAFIRRLRLSERPLSAAWTAQCRRYASTDAQKEVDELEYSPFQTTTSDTAAQKIEQFDPAGNARKRRRQLPSSRYNFRPPKYYRGPLHPHQPPPPSDPASREFYAGPFTLPRLEQTYNDTFAPDLMTMAYTHYPPAFERPQKGERLRQWVGDSPYFKNRPRRGPRGYDVLPLLRKPITFRNVPRLEGVTVHTMVKGAIEDSAHLHIAGMVTQAITNVRATAHETRRSVAGFGIRQGQHLSVTCELKGENMYHFLSKIVDVVLPKIKDWKGVKGSSGDSSGNITFGLTGEEVALFPEVEVNYDMYPPKMIPGLHVTVHTSARTDRDGRQLLSSIGIPFHGKLVN from the exons ATGGCATTGCAGGCCGTTACCAATGCCTTCATTAGGCGACTGCGACTATCGGAGCGACCATTGAGTGCAGCGTGGACCGCGCAGTGCCGAAGATATGCTTCGACAGACGCGCAGAAGGAGGTCGATGAACTTGAGTACTCGCCCTTCCAGACCACCACTTCCGACACGGCAGCGCAGAAGATAGAGCAATTCGATCCGGCTGGCAATGCGCGAAAACGAAGGCGCCAACTGCCATCAAGCAG ATACAACTTCCGTCCACCAAAGTACTACCGCGGACCGCTTCATCCCCACCAACCTCCTCCACCCTCCGATCCAGCATCGCGCGAGTTCTATGCCGGACCCTTCACTCTTCCACGTCTCGAGCAGACATACAACGATACCTTCGCGCCGGATCTGATGACCATGGCATATACACACTACCCACCAGCATTCGAACGACCGCAGAAGGGGGAACGTCTCAGGCAATGGGTTGGAGATTCGCCATACTTCAAGAACAGACCGCGTCGTGGGCCCAGAGGATACGATGTACTACCACTTCTGCGCAAGCCCATCACCTTCCGCAACGTGCCGAGACTGGAAGGCGTTACTGTACACACAATGGTCAAGGGCGCCATCGAGGACAGTGCGCATCTGCACATTGCAGGTATGGTTACGCAAGCGATCACCAATGTTCGTGCAACTGCACACGAGACCAGGAGGAGCGTTGCAGGCTTCGGCATCCGTCAAGGCCAGCACTTGAGTGTGACTTGCGAGTTGAAGGGGGAGAACATGTACCATTTCCTCAGCAAAATTGTCGACGTAGTATTGCCCAAGATCAAGGACTGGAAGGGTGTCAAGGGGTCATCCGGCGACAGCTCTGGCAACATTACATTTGGTCTGACTGGCGAGGAGGTTGCCCTCTTCCCCGAAGTGGAGGTCAATTATGACAT GTATCCACCAAAGATGATCCCGGGTCTTCATGTCACCGTTCACACCTCAGCAAGGACCGATCGCGACGGAAGACAGCTCCTCTCTAGCATCGGCATCCCCTTCCACGGCAAGCTGGTCAACTAA
- a CDS encoding Transcription factor lepE, with the protein MPTDPLLPEGRNFPRTRSPDAAERDRKRRRKVLSCYDCRRRKLQCDRALPACSRCTKAGQAANCLYLEDAADIPLREEPQITPTDRAGKQPAFYGHSSRPIGASVGAIGDLLSRLEFQDGRIKQLEAALAAAGGSVKPRMPPTPDSFVGGSDPVAPIVDRETTLLRGRSFKTQFHGNTHPGALIARIPELHGFTRETFEQFPALSRIKEDMSSLENRTNYAGAKHGAVTDDELRALLPPKDAADVLVEIYIDNFGALYHIVHLPSFWEEYNNMWSEIQTTKAHFVALVLVMMSAAQCLTTAQPWVYRANSSTAREKAIAWIVAVDDWLIEQSQKHVEALDFQIRVLLQLAKQVVGRKFKRTWTDIGHVIRFCMAAGLHRTPDLIRKPTSILDKELRKRVWAAATELDLQASFDRGMVSSPWPSQSDCPAPAHIADDDLDQETSHMPALRRASDFTHVSYLSLSSESIMLRQSLNTYLNNIRQPVHFDESKRYTEEIESCLQSLPEWIGSSSAISYTMLSLNLRQYLLVLHDRQLRIAESKAERDFSRMILIETATKMLEQHQALTDKGIYALELLCYDQLRAALSLCHIASLNPQADDALSRAIDDTATRLIPAAIDMLTDKVIRFGREQRQLWILLAANGFMKSKKNPSNRLVYMQEAVDKITRPYYKIMACQEDAPVRTSAPAGAEGSGTRELLHGMSEYYPPTRVSNATHTGAGAGTAAGEFPVTDTAPLLDLDEIAAWTFEDWSFNPADLAAAFPEATYPHTGNTPFPSGSGAYPPT; encoded by the coding sequence ATGCCGACAGATCCCTTATTGCCGGAAGGTCGCAACTTCCCTCGTACGAGATCTCCGGATGCTGCCGAACGCGACAGAAAGCGCAGAAGGAAGGTCCTATCCTGTTACGATTgccgtagaaggaagctACAGTGCGACCGTGCACTGCCCGCGTGTAGTCGCTGCACGAAGGCTGGCCAGGCCGCTAACTGTCTGTACCTCGAGGATGCCGCTGACATCCCACTGAGGGAGGAGCCTCAGATCACGCCTACTGACAGAGCGGGAAAACAGCCGGCGTTCTATGGCCACTCCAGCAGACCAATTGGAGCATCTGTCGGAGCGATTGGCGACCTGTTGTCCAGGCTTGAATTCCAAGATGGCCGTATCAAGCAGCTGGAAGCCGCTTTGGCCGCTGCAGGGGGCAGCGTTAAGCCTCGAATGCCACCAACGCCAGACTCCTTCGTTGGCGGTTCCGATCCTGTGGCACCCATTGTAGACCGAGAAACGACATTGCTACGAGGACGATCGTTCAAGACTCAATTCCACGGGAACACGCATCCTGGTGCCTTGATCGCCCGCATACCGGAACTCCACGGCTTCACGAGAGAAACTTTCGAGCAATTCCCTGCACTATCGAGAATCAAGGAAGACATGAGCTCGCTAGAGAACAGGACAAACTATGCTGGCGCAAAGCACGGAGCGGTCACGGACGATGAACTGAGAGCACTGCTTCCCCCGAAAGACGCGGCCGACGTCTTGGTCGAGATATACATTGACAACTTTGGCGCACTATACCACATCGTACATCTGCCGTCCTTTTGGGAAGAGTACAACAACATGTGGTCGGAGATTCAGACTACCAAGGCTCATTTTGTCGCACTCGTGCTGGTCATGATGTCGGCAGCGCAGTGCCTCACAACAGCACAACCCTGGGTATATCGTGCAAACAGCTCGACCGCACGCGAGAAAGCGATAGCGTGGATAGTGGCTGTCGATGACTGGCTTATCGAACAGAGTCAGAAGCATGTCGAAGCTCTGGACTTCCAGATCCGGGTTCTGCTGCAACTAGCGAAACAAGTGGTGGGAAGGAAGTTCAAGCGGACTTGGACAGACATAGGCCATGTCATCAGATTCTGTATGGCAGCCGGCCTTCACAGGACACCTGATCTGATCAGGAAGCCAACCTCAATTCTGGACAAGGAGCTGCGAAAACGTGTCTGGGCGGCGGCCACGGAGCTAGATCTACAGGCATCGTTCGATCGTGGTATGGTGTCATCTCCATGGCCATCCCAAAGCGACTGCCCTGCGCCTGCGCACATCGCCGACGACGACCTCGATCAGGAGACATCACACATGCCCGCTTTACGTCGGGCCAGCGACTTTACCCACGTCTCGTATCTCTCCCTCTCCAGCGAGTCGATCATGCTGCGTCAATCCCTCAACACCTACCTAAACAACATCCGCCAACCAGTCCACTTCGACGAGTCAAAACGCTACACTGAAGAGATCGAATCCTGTCTCCAATCCCTTCCCGAATGGATCGGCTCCTCCTCGGCGATCTCCTACACCATGCTCTCCCTCAACCTCCGCCAGTACCTCCTCGTTCTCCACGACCGCCAACTTCGAATCGCTGAATCGAAAGCGGAGCGTGACTTCTCCCGCATGATCTTGATCGAAACAGCGACCAAGATGCTCGAGCAACATCAAGCACTAACAGACAAGGGCATCTACGCCCTCGAACTCCTCTGCTACGATCAGCTCCGTGCAGCGCTCTCGCTCTGTCACATCGCATCTCTCAACCCACAAGCCGACGATGCGCTCAGTAGAGCTATTGATGATACTGCCACCCGTCTCATTCCGGCTGCGATAGATATGCTCACGGACAAGGTTATCCGCTTCGGCCGTGAGCAGCGTCAGCTTTGGATTCTGTTGGCGGCTAACGGTTTCATGAAGAGCAAGAAGAACCCGAGCAACAGACTCGTCTACATGCAAGAAGCCGTCGACAAAATCACGCGACCCTACTACAAAATCATGGCCTGTCAAGAAGACGCACCGGTGCGAACGTCAGCACCTGCCGGCGCCGAAGGAAGTGGGACGAGAGAATTGTTACATGGCATGTCAGAGTACTATCCACCGACTCGCGTGAGCAATGCTACGCATACAGGCGCTGGAGCTGGAACTGCAGCCGGTGAATTCCCCGTCACGGACACTGCGCCGCTCCTTGATCTCGATGAGATCGCTGCGTGGACTTTCGAAGATTGGTCTTTCAATCCTGCTGATCTAGCGGCGGCGTTCCCTGAGGCTACGTACCCACACACGGGGAATACGCCGTTTCCTTCGGGCAGCGGTGCTTATCCTCCGACTTGA
- a CDS encoding NIPA-like protein 2 codes for MSLPADAAAAIPDVTTSFVFNKGSSKDGTGGWSSLIGVVTAICGNILISFALNTQRYAHLRLSRDQEAQEQEKRRAKKRKATNRGYGTEEQIAEARAQRNGRPARDAYTLQQPDESAETQPLIPRLHSKHSDSPAAPVDDEDNGQHHAKSKSYLKSPIWWLGITLMTLGETGNFLAYGFAPASIVSPLGVVALISNCIIAPLLLGEKFRWRDALGVLIATGGCVVVVLSASDSNPKLSPDKIWRLVTAWEFETYLGITIFLIVVLMAASNKYGHKSILIDLGLVGLFGGYTALSTKGVASLLTYTIWRVVTFPITYLLLAVLIFTAVMQIKYVNRALQNFNSTMVIPTQFVLFTLSVIIGSAILYRDFEREQTEDAIKFVSGCALTFFGVWCITSGRKTNEGEDQEGEDEEDAISLVDEERTMPEIREINGDRSSRQASFATGSATGSLSRRYSLPRYHEHTAVVGSLPRPEIRTSDTDVATQSTPSVPLDLDAKPLTDELADVPKGTSSAVHTADAAPLYSHASKDPQKKPPMHATTSEPAVPRTPNFSSSLRPTTPLSRTPSTPMGPAGHSPVRDSPERNAQLLNPNSARKLISRQSLVGLMPGPLTSPLSGSLAAIVADEVRRGLDRSPIGSLRRRKTPTAGQRPTDLYKPGAGSTLKRHSIASGSIDFDSEEAAQLRQAAGSPPDGRTRSLSATISEAFGNGSSSSKRHRPLGVQEQRRQRSHESAVEEVSASQELDHGKPR; via the coding sequence ATGTCTCTACCAGCAGACGCTGCCGCGGCGATACCCGACGTCACGACCAGCTTCGTCTTCAACAAGGGCAGCTCCAAGGACGGCACCGGCGGCTGGTCGAGTCTGATCGGAGTCGTCACAGCGATATGTGGCAACATCCTCATCTCATTTGCCTTGAATACGCAACGATATGCCCATCTACGATTAAGCAGGGATCAGGAAGCACAGGAGCAAGAGAAGAGGCGGGCAAAGAAGCGGAAAGCGACGAACCGCGGCTATGGCACAGAGGAACAGATAGCAGAGGCACGAGCACAACGAAATGGGAGACCTGCGCGAGATGCCTATACTCTGCAACAGCCAGACGAAAGTGCCGAGACACAACCTCTGATCCCGAGACTGCACTCGAAGCATTCCGATAGTCCTGCAGCGCCTGTTGATGATGAGGACAACGGCCAGCATCACGCAAAGAGCAAGTCATATCTGAAGTCGCCCATCTGGTGGCTTGGGATAACTCTCATGACATTGGGCGAGACGGGCAACTTTCTAGCATATGGCTTCGCGCCTGCATCGATTGTGTCACCACTGGGCGTCGTGGCCCTCATATCGAATTGCATCATTGCACCGCTGCTGCTTGGAGAGAAGTTTCGTTGGAGAGACGCTCTGGGTGTGCTTATTGCAACCGGAGGATGCGTGGTAGTAGTGCTGAGTGCGAGCGACAGCAACCCAAAGCTCAGTCCGGATAAGATTTGGCGGCTGGTGACAGCCTGGGAGTTTGAGACATACCTTGGCATCACCATCTTCCTAATAGTCGTGCTCATGGCTGCTAGTAACAAGTACGGGCACAAGTCCATCTTGATCGATCTGGGACTGGTCGGTCTATTCGGAGGCTATACGGCGCTGTCAACGAAAGGTGTTGCGTCGCTGCTAACTTACACCATCTGGAGAGTTGTCACTTTCCCGATCACATACCTCCTTCTGGCCGTATTGATCTTCACAGCAGTCATGCAAATCAAGTACGTCAACCGGGCACTGCAGAATTTCAACTCCACCATGGTCATTCCAACACAGTTTGTACTGTTCACACTCTCCGTTATTATCGGAAGTGCTATCCTATATCGCGACTTTGAACGCGAGCAGACCGAGGATGCCATCAAGTTCGTGTCTGGTTGCGCGCTCACATTCTTCGGGGTGTGGTGTATCACCTCCGGACGCAAGACGAATGAAGGCGAAGACCAGGAGGGCGAGGACGAAGAAGATGCTATCAGCCTGGTCGACGAGGAGCGTACTATGCCCGAGATTCGTGAGATCAATGGCGATCGTTCAAGCAGACAAGCATCTTTTGCGACAGGCTCGGCGACAGGGTCCCTCTCCAGACGATACTCGTTGCCCCGGTATCACGAACATACCGCAGTCGTTGGTTCGCTTCCACGACCAGAGATCAGAACATCAGATACGGATGTAGCAACACAGTCGACGCCTTCCGTGCCACTGGACCTGGATGCTAAGCCATTGACGGACGAACTGGCAGATGTACCAAAAGGCACATCAAGCGCAGTCCACACTGCAGATGCGGCGCCTCTCTACAGCCATGCAAGCAAGGACCCTCAAAAGAAGCCGCCCATGCACGCAACGACCTCGGAGCCCGCCGTGCCGAGAACACCCAACTTCTCGTCTTCCCTCCGACCAACTACGCCTTTGAGTAGAACACCTTCCACACCAATGGGACCAGCAGGCCACAGCCCAGTAAGGGACTCGCCCGAGCGCAACGCTCAGCTACTCAACCCGAATAGTGCGCGCAAGCTCATCAGCAGACAATCCCTCGTCGGCCTCATGCCCGGACCTCTAACAAGCCCACTAAGTGGCTCGCTAGCCGCTATCGTCGCAGACGAAGTTCGCCGCGGCCTGGACAGATCACCAATCGGTAGCCTCCGACGGCGTAAGACCCCCACAGCCGGTCAGCGACCTACAGACCTCTACAAGCCTGGTGCAGGCAGCACATTGAAGCGCCATTCCATCGCCAGTGGGTCGATAGATTTTGATTCCGAGGAAGCAGCACAGCTCAGACAAGCAGCTGGCAGTCCACCCGATGGCAGGACGCGGAGCTTGAGTGCGACGATCAGCGAAGCTTTTGGGAAtggatctagctcgagtaaAAGGCATAGACCCCTGGGCGTGCAAGAACAACGGCGGCAGAGGAGTCATGAGAGTGCTGTTGAGGAAGTGTCGGCGAGTCAGGAACTTGATCACGGGAAACCTCGATGA